In one window of Azoarcus olearius DNA:
- the secE gene encoding preprotein translocase subunit SecE, translating to MADKLKVALAIFLVAAGVVGFYLLSDQALVLRVLSVLAGLAAGVTVAWFSEPGRRFAEFAREAVVETKKVVWPSRKETVQTTGMVFAFVVVMAIFLWLTDKSLEWVLYDLILGWK from the coding sequence ATGGCCGATAAGTTGAAGGTTGCGCTGGCGATCTTTTTGGTTGCAGCCGGCGTGGTCGGCTTTTACCTGCTGTCCGATCAGGCGCTGGTTCTGCGTGTGCTTTCCGTGCTCGCCGGTCTTGCTGCAGGCGTCACGGTTGCCTGGTTTTCCGAGCCGGGCCGCCGCTTCGCCGAGTTCGCACGCGAGGCCGTGGTCGAGACGAAAAAGGTTGTCTGGCCGAGCCGCAAGGAAACGGTGCAGACCACCGGTATGGTGTTCGCCTTCGTTGTCGTGATGGCGATCTTTCTCTGGCTGACGGACAAGAGCCTGGAGTGGGTGTTGTACGACCTGATTCTGGGCTGGAAATGA